Proteins from a single region of Pongo abelii isolate AG06213 chromosome 17, NHGRI_mPonAbe1-v2.0_pri, whole genome shotgun sequence:
- the LOC129051704 gene encoding uncharacterized protein LOC129051704 — translation MELSDKGAAVPRPRPPRVRIGKNQVLGPPYSDPISPAREKEREATRRLGQAWGVGGDNETCRRTNKALSVFLDNENSRCRFRRSLNKEHGRHSSMRAPGRKSPPSDSARRGPASTFPRTRASWCAQPAAALPFLPFILDLPSQREGALIPGARSLGGIQVTLGLPPAGIFWQPAGGSPSPNSLPSPLRSFVPCSCSAHLGAVRVREERREGTGGPASAPSRPSRPPPAPPLLRPSPSPSSREDWTERGGRCHSSLGGGVADAGGGRVQKHDPFRLPCTDRPHPSPGGGGTSRAPQVSPLGLSSRGWRGCVWFGNCNRWKKGHLPPSLLHPREEKPPRLVFDSCPELCCPCSSRTRQPPLIQGAGHGRKSIRDKNQLLPECAAAIDTRARRGAPFSSRGSSSSSNSGRSAGVGRRGGGMKRHSLSERLFPRAKAASSGLDCKAVSKSDTLRTDTCHAHMLFKLLCPGTAGRAHASPRLRLTPLVARPRQRSLLWLKGDHAVAAHLFRSTVSTLRIGTLLGDPSSPPVFQTETSH, via the exons ATGGAACTTTCAGACAAAGGCGCGGCGGTCCCGCGGCCCCGGCCGCCTCGGGTCCGGATCGGGAAAAACCAGGTGCTGGGTCCTCCCTACTCGGACCCCATATCCCCAGCACGCGAGAAAGAGCGAGAAGCCACGCGGCGGCTGGGCCAAGCGTGGGGTGTCGGCGGAGACAATGAAACTTGCAGGCGCACAAACAAGGCGCTGAGCGTGTTTCTTGACAAC GAAAACAGCCGCTGCCGTTTCAGACGCAGCCTCAACAAAGAGCACGGCCGCCACTCCAGCATGAGAGCCCCTGGGCGGAAAAGTCCACCAAGTGACTCCGCGCGGCGCGGCCCGGCCAGCACGTTTCCCCGGACTCGCGCCTCCTGGTGCGCGCAGCCCGCGGCCGCCTTACCTTTCTTGCCTTTCATTCTGGATCTCCCCTCCCAGCGCGAG GGCGCTCTGATCCCAGGCGCCCGCTCCTTGGGTGGAATTCAAGTGACACTTGGGCTTCCTCCCGCCGGGATCTTCTGGCAGCCGGCCGGGGGCTCTCCCTCGCCcaactctctcccctcccctctccgcTCCTTTGTTCCCTGCTCCTGCTCGGCGCACCTCGGCGCTGTCAGagtgagagaggagaggagggaaggtaCAGGAGGTCCTGCCTCCGCCCCCAGCCGCCCGTCCCGTCCCCCTCCCGCCCCGCCGCTCCTCCGCCCCTCCCCCTCACCTTCCAGCCGGGAAGACTGGACCGAGCGCGGCGGCCGCTGTCACTCGTCCCTCGGGGGCGGCGTTGCGGACGCGGGGGGTGGCCGGGTCCAGAAACACGATCCTTTCCGCCTGCCGTGCACGGACCGCCCGCATCCCTCGCCCGGCGGTGGGGGCACCAGCCGAGCGCCCCAGGTTTCTCCCTTGGGCCTTTCTTCCCGGGGCTGGCGAGGGTGCGTTTGGTTCGGAAACTGCAACAGATGGAAAAAAGGacacctccctccttccctcctccaccccagGGAAGAAAAGCCTCCCCGTCTCGTTTTTGACAGCTGCCCCGAACTCTGCTGTCCCTGCTCTAGCCGCACAAGACAGCCGCCTCTGATTCAAGGGGCGGGACACGGGAGGAAAAGTATTCGAGACAAGAACCAACTTCTTCCAGAATGCGCGGCTGCCATTGACACGCGGGCGCGGCGCGGCGCACCCTTCTCCTCCCGGGGCTCTTCCTCCAGCAGCAACAGTGGGAGGTCGGCGGGGGTGGGGCGGCGGGGGGGGGGAATGAAGAGACACAGCCTAAGCGAACGTCTGTTCCCCCGGGCTAAAGCTGCGAGTTCCGGACTGGATTGCAAGGCAGTTTCGAAATCTGACACGTTGCGGACAGACACTTGTCATGCTCACATGCTCTTTAAACTTCTCTGCCCGGGGACGGCCGGGCGCGCGCACGCCTCGCCAAGACTCCGCCTGACACCCCTAGTCGCCAGACCCCGGCAGCGGTCACTTTTATGGCTAAAGGGTGACCACGCCGTGGCTGCTCATCTGTTTCGGTCAACAGTGTCTACTCTTAGGATTGGAACCCTGCTAGGGGATCCCTCCTCCCCTCCGGTATTTCAAACAGAAACTAGCCATTAA